In a single window of the Cupriavidus basilensis genome:
- a CDS encoding type II toxin-antitoxin system HicA family toxin: MSHKSRSLLQSIFSHPLSNNIHWREVESLLQQLGAKVEPIQGARFRVVLNEYEFYLHHPHHGNVCAKQEIKHLRDCLVAAGVTPPDGDDKPK, encoded by the coding sequence ATGAGCCACAAATCCCGCAGCCTCCTGCAGTCGATCTTCAGTCACCCGCTCAGCAACAACATCCACTGGCGCGAGGTGGAGTCGCTGCTGCAGCAACTCGGCGCGAAGGTGGAGCCGATCCAGGGCGCCCGCTTCAGGGTGGTGCTCAACGAGTACGAGTTCTACCTTCATCACCCACATCACGGCAATGTCTGCGCCAAGCAGGAGATCAAGCACCTGCGCGATTGCCTGGTCGCCGCCGGCGTCACCCCTCCCGACGGCGACGACAAGCCGAAGTGA
- the edd gene encoding phosphogluconate dehydratase yields the protein MPSHPVLERVTARIVARSAATRQTYMDRTRAMAGQKVERAQLSCTNLAHAVAAMPEQAKIRLKAQERPNLAIVSSYNDMLSAHQPLAAYPQWLKEAALEAGGTAQFAGGTPAMCDGVTQGQDGMDLSLFSRDVIALSTAVALSHQMFDGALYLGVCDKIVPGLVMGALSFGHLPAIFVPGGPMTTGIGNEEKARVRQRYAEGKLSRAELLEAESQSYHGPGTCTFYGTANSNQMLMEIMGLHLPGTAFVNPNTPLREALTRESARQALRLVHGGDRYTPVADVLDERAFVNGIVGLLATGGSTNHTLHLVAMARTAGIVLGWDDFAELSEVVPLLARVYPNGSADVNQFQAAGGLGLVIRGLLQLGLLHDDVTTVVGKGLADYTREPVLRDGQLTWIDGPEAPLDDTMVRAAGQPFAPEGGIKLLDGNIGRAVLKISAVKPEHHIVQAPAMVFHTQDALIEAFKRGELERDFIAVLPWQGPAACGMPELHKLTPTLTVLQDRGFHVALVTDGRMSGASGKVPAAIHVCPEALSGGGIARVRDGDPMRVDAHAGVLTVLVPEEEWAARSVTPPDLSANRHGVGRDLFANFRRHVSTAEAGACSLFAEEG from the coding sequence ATGCCAAGTCACCCAGTCCTGGAACGGGTCACCGCCCGCATCGTGGCACGCAGCGCCGCCACCCGCCAGACCTACATGGACCGCACCCGCGCCATGGCGGGACAGAAGGTGGAGCGTGCGCAGCTCTCGTGTACCAACCTGGCGCACGCCGTGGCGGCCATGCCGGAGCAGGCCAAGATCCGCCTGAAAGCGCAGGAGCGCCCCAACCTCGCCATCGTCTCGTCCTACAACGACATGCTGTCGGCGCACCAGCCCCTGGCGGCGTATCCGCAATGGCTCAAGGAAGCCGCGCTGGAGGCGGGCGGCACCGCGCAATTCGCCGGCGGCACACCCGCCATGTGCGATGGTGTGACGCAGGGCCAGGACGGCATGGATCTCTCGCTGTTCTCGCGCGACGTGATCGCGCTATCCACCGCGGTGGCGCTCTCGCATCAGATGTTCGACGGCGCGCTGTACCTCGGCGTGTGCGACAAGATCGTGCCGGGGCTGGTGATGGGCGCGCTGTCGTTCGGCCACCTGCCCGCCATCTTCGTGCCAGGCGGCCCCATGACCACCGGCATCGGCAACGAGGAAAAAGCCCGCGTGCGCCAGCGCTATGCCGAGGGCAAGCTCAGCCGCGCGGAGTTGCTGGAGGCGGAGAGCCAGTCGTATCACGGCCCGGGCACCTGCACCTTCTACGGCACCGCCAACTCCAACCAGATGCTCATGGAGATCATGGGCCTGCACCTGCCCGGCACTGCATTCGTCAATCCCAACACGCCGCTGCGCGAAGCCCTCACGCGCGAATCCGCGCGGCAGGCGCTACGCCTTGTACATGGCGGCGATCGCTATACGCCGGTGGCGGACGTGCTCGACGAGCGCGCCTTCGTCAATGGCATCGTCGGCCTGCTGGCCACCGGCGGCTCCACCAACCATACGTTGCACCTGGTGGCGATGGCGCGCACCGCGGGCATCGTGCTGGGCTGGGACGATTTTGCCGAGCTATCGGAAGTGGTACCGCTGCTGGCGCGCGTGTATCCGAACGGCAGCGCGGATGTGAACCAGTTCCAGGCCGCCGGCGGACTCGGGCTGGTGATTCGCGGCTTGCTGCAGCTTGGCCTGCTGCACGACGACGTAACCACCGTGGTCGGCAAGGGCCTGGCCGACTACACGCGCGAGCCGGTGCTGCGCGATGGCCAGCTCACCTGGATCGACGGGCCCGAAGCGCCGCTGGATGACACCATGGTGCGCGCCGCCGGCCAGCCTTTCGCGCCAGAAGGCGGCATCAAGCTGCTTGACGGCAATATCGGCCGCGCCGTGCTGAAGATCTCGGCGGTCAAGCCCGAGCACCACATCGTGCAAGCCCCGGCGATGGTGTTCCACACACAAGACGCGCTGATCGAAGCGTTCAAGCGCGGCGAGCTGGAGCGTGACTTTATCGCGGTGCTGCCATGGCAAGGGCCGGCCGCCTGCGGCATGCCGGAGCTGCACAAGCTCACACCCACGCTGACCGTGCTGCAGGACCGCGGCTTCCACGTGGCGCTGGTGACGGACGGACGCATGTCCGGCGCATCGGGCAAGGTGCCGGCCGCCATCCATGTGTGCCCTGAGGCATTGAGTGGTGGTGGCATCGCCCGCGTGCGCGATGGCGACCCGATGCGCGTGGACGCGCATGCGGGCGTGCTCACGGTGCTGGTGCCCGAAGAGGAATGGGCCGCGCGCTCAGTGACGCCGCCCGACCTCTCCGCCAACCGGCACGGCGTGGGGCGCGACCTGTTTGCCAATTTCCGCCGTCATGTGAGTACAGCGGAGGCAGGGGCCTGCTCGCTGTTTGCCGAGGAAGGCTGA
- a CDS encoding cupin domain-containing protein: MPLIQLDDLAAALPSAWKSTVLGQVGPARIKVLRMDEQAYEAETHDYNEGLLVVSGQLMLQVQGEAGTVVVEPGQMYLALAGIPHAVLPGSHGTLVIVDV; encoded by the coding sequence GTGCCGCTGATTCAGCTTGACGACCTTGCCGCCGCGCTGCCCAGCGCATGGAAGTCCACGGTCTTGGGCCAGGTCGGCCCCGCCCGCATCAAGGTGCTGCGCATGGATGAACAAGCGTATGAAGCCGAGACGCATGACTACAACGAAGGCCTGCTCGTGGTGAGCGGACAGCTTATGTTGCAAGTGCAAGGCGAAGCCGGCACGGTTGTCGTCGAGCCCGGGCAGATGTACCTCGCCCTTGCCGGCATCCCACATGCCGTGCTGCCCGGCAGCCACGGCACGCTGGTGATCGTCGACGTCTGA
- a CDS encoding MFS transporter, with translation MSTPASVPAPEPDSVFRDPSFRLFWFARLCTTIGYQIFTVAVGWQIYDLTRDPFMLGMVGLVQFLPSVMLLLMSGHVADRFDRRLIVRTCQTLEALIAVSMAVASLSGWITRDHIFVFVALIGATRAFETPTLQALLPSVVTPRMFPRAVALSSSATQTAIIIGPALGGFAYVAGPGVVYAISATLFAVAACLVTALKLRQAAQRLTTPVSIATLFAGFSYIRGRPVLLGAISLDLFAVLLGGATALLPIYARDILHTGPWGLGLLRSSPAIGALATALWLAHHPMNRRVGRVMFGAVAVFGMATMVFGISHWLPLSMAALVVLGASDMISVVVRSTLVQLDTPDDMRGRVGAVNSVFIGASNQLGEFESGVTAALFGPVGAVLLGGIGTLVVVVVWMRLFPSLASRDRLHDHPVTA, from the coding sequence ATGTCGACCCCTGCTTCCGTTCCGGCCCCCGAGCCGGACTCAGTCTTTCGCGACCCTTCATTTCGGCTGTTCTGGTTTGCCCGCCTGTGCACCACCATCGGCTACCAGATCTTTACGGTAGCGGTAGGCTGGCAGATCTACGACCTCACCCGCGACCCGTTCATGCTTGGCATGGTGGGGCTGGTGCAGTTCCTGCCTTCGGTGATGCTGTTGCTGATGTCCGGCCACGTGGCCGATCGCTTTGACCGGCGCCTGATCGTGCGCACCTGCCAGACGCTGGAAGCGCTGATCGCGGTGTCGATGGCGGTGGCGAGCCTGTCGGGCTGGATCACGCGCGATCACATCTTCGTGTTCGTGGCCCTGATCGGTGCCACCCGCGCCTTTGAGACGCCGACGCTGCAGGCGCTGCTGCCCAGCGTGGTCACGCCACGCATGTTTCCGCGCGCGGTGGCGCTGTCCAGCTCCGCCACACAGACGGCCATCATCATCGGTCCCGCACTGGGTGGCTTCGCCTACGTGGCCGGCCCGGGCGTGGTCTACGCCATCAGTGCCACGCTGTTCGCCGTGGCCGCCTGCCTGGTCACCGCGCTCAAGCTGCGCCAGGCCGCGCAGCGGCTGACCACGCCGGTCAGCATCGCGACGCTGTTTGCGGGGTTTTCGTATATCCGCGGCCGGCCGGTGCTGCTTGGCGCGATTTCGCTGGATCTCTTTGCCGTGCTGCTGGGCGGCGCCACCGCGCTGCTGCCCATCTACGCGCGCGACATCCTGCATACCGGCCCCTGGGGCCTGGGCCTGCTGCGCTCGTCGCCCGCCATCGGCGCGCTGGCGACCGCGCTATGGCTCGCCCACCATCCGATGAACCGCCGCGTGGGTCGCGTGATGTTCGGCGCGGTGGCTGTCTTTGGTATGGCGACGATGGTGTTCGGCATCTCGCACTGGCTGCCGCTGTCGATGGCGGCGCTGGTCGTGCTTGGCGCCTCCGACATGATCAGCGTGGTGGTGCGCTCCACGCTGGTACAGCTCGATACGCCCGACGATATGCGCGGGCGCGTGGGCGCCGTCAACTCGGTCTTTATCGGCGCGTCCAACCAGCTTGGCGAGTTCGAGTCCGGCGTGACGGCCGCGCTGTTCGGGCCGGTTGGCGCGGTGCTGCTTGGCGGCATCGGCACGCTGGTGGTGGTGGTGGTGTGGATGCGTCTGTTTCCCTCGCTAGCCTCGCGCGACCGCTTGCACGATCACCCCGTCACGGCTTGA
- the fusA gene encoding elongation factor G, protein MESRNESRKESRKLRNIGIIAHVDAGKTTTSERILFYTGASHRLGEVHDGAATMDFDPQEQARGITINSAATTVYWRGHQINLIDTPGHIDFNIEVNRSLRVLDGAVVVFDGVAGVEPQTETNWRLADHYHVPRLAFINKLDRTGADFLRVAGMIEERLGVVPLVLQLPIGREGDFHGVVDLVTMQALLWQGGAGGTGYVTDAVPQALAAQAAALRQRLLETLAEQDDALLEDYLAGREPTGDALRAAIRRATISGAVVPVLAGSAFKNKGVEPLLDAVTAYLPEPGEAGRHAVSADADQPLVALAFKVVHDAHGTLTFVRVYRGRLAAGDTVLNAGSGKRERVARLYEMHADRKQELAVAVAGDIVAIAGLKATITGDTLTDPAHPMVLEAIDTPEPVIDVAIEPKSQSDQAGLSRGLQVLVQEDPSLRLRQDPESGQTLLSGMGELQLEVTLEKLRTRFHVEVTVGRPQVAYRETLTRAADARYLHRKQSGGPGQYAEVVLRFEPLARGEGVRFESRISGGAVPREFVPAVEAGIRRAAAQGVLAGYPVVDFQAILLDGSYHERDSSAQAFETAAASAFREAARQAAPVVLEPVMSVEVVTPADHVGDVIGDIHRRRGMVRGQSQRGGGNTTVVQAHVPLASLFGYIGSLRALSSGRASFAMQFDHYAAAPAAAVVEMAG, encoded by the coding sequence ATGGAAAGCAGAAACGAAAGCAGGAAGGAAAGCAGGAAACTCAGGAACATCGGCATCATTGCCCACGTGGACGCGGGCAAGACCACCACGTCGGAACGCATCCTGTTCTACACCGGTGCCAGCCACCGGCTGGGCGAGGTGCATGACGGCGCCGCCACCATGGATTTCGATCCACAGGAGCAGGCGCGCGGCATCACCATCAACAGCGCGGCCACCACCGTGTACTGGCGCGGGCACCAGATCAACCTGATCGATACCCCGGGTCACATCGATTTCAACATCGAGGTGAACCGCTCGCTGCGCGTGCTCGACGGCGCGGTGGTGGTGTTCGACGGCGTGGCCGGCGTGGAGCCGCAGACGGAGACCAACTGGCGCCTGGCGGACCACTACCACGTGCCGCGCCTCGCGTTCATCAACAAGCTGGATCGCACCGGCGCGGACTTCCTGCGCGTGGCCGGCATGATCGAAGAACGCCTCGGCGTGGTGCCGCTCGTGCTGCAGTTGCCGATCGGCCGCGAAGGCGATTTCCACGGCGTGGTCGATCTCGTCACCATGCAAGCCCTGCTATGGCAAGGCGGCGCGGGCGGCACTGGCTACGTGACCGATGCCGTGCCGCAGGCGCTGGCGGCGCAGGCCGCGGCATTGCGCCAGCGTTTGCTGGAAACGCTGGCCGAACAGGACGATGCCTTGCTGGAAGACTACCTGGCGGGCCGCGAGCCGACCGGTGACGCCCTGCGCGCAGCCATCCGGCGCGCGACCATCAGCGGCGCCGTGGTGCCCGTGCTGGCGGGTTCCGCCTTCAAGAACAAGGGCGTGGAGCCTCTGCTCGATGCGGTGACGGCGTACCTGCCAGAACCTGGCGAGGCGGGCCGTCATGCAGTGAGCGCGGACGCTGACCAGCCGCTGGTGGCGCTCGCCTTCAAGGTCGTGCACGACGCGCACGGCACGCTGACGTTCGTGCGCGTGTATCGCGGGCGGCTTGCTGCCGGCGACACCGTGCTCAACGCGGGCAGCGGCAAGCGCGAGCGGGTGGCAAGGCTGTACGAGATGCACGCGGACCGCAAGCAGGAGCTGGCGGTTGCCGTAGCCGGCGACATCGTGGCGATAGCGGGCCTCAAGGCCACCATCACCGGCGACACGCTGACGGATCCCGCGCACCCCATGGTGCTGGAGGCGATTGACACGCCCGAGCCGGTGATCGACGTGGCCATCGAGCCGAAGAGCCAGTCCGACCAGGCCGGCTTGTCGCGCGGGCTGCAAGTGTTGGTGCAGGAAGATCCGAGCCTGCGCCTGCGCCAGGATCCGGAGAGCGGGCAGACGTTGCTGTCCGGCATGGGCGAGCTGCAGCTGGAGGTCACGCTGGAGAAGCTGCGCACGCGCTTTCATGTGGAGGTCACGGTAGGCCGCCCGCAGGTGGCGTATCGCGAAACGCTGACCCGTGCCGCCGATGCGCGCTACCTGCATCGCAAGCAAAGCGGTGGCCCGGGCCAGTACGCGGAAGTGGTGCTGCGCTTCGAGCCGCTGGCGCGCGGCGAGGGTGTCCGGTTCGAGAGCCGCATCAGCGGTGGCGCGGTGCCGCGCGAGTTCGTGCCGGCGGTGGAGGCCGGCATCCGGCGCGCGGCCGCGCAGGGCGTGCTCGCGGGCTATCCGGTGGTGGATTTCCAGGCCATCTTGCTGGACGGCAGTTATCACGAGCGCGACTCCTCGGCCCAGGCCTTTGAGACCGCGGCCGCGTCCGCCTTCCGCGAAGCCGCGCGGCAGGCTGCGCCCGTGGTGCTGGAACCGGTGATGAGTGTGGAAGTGGTGACGCCCGCCGACCATGTGGGCGACGTCATCGGCGATATCCACCGGCGCCGTGGCATGGTGCGCGGGCAATCGCAACGCGGTGGCGGCAATACCACGGTGGTGCAGGCGCATGTGCCGCTGGCCAGCCTGTTCGGCTATATCGGCAGCCTGCGCGCGCTGAGTTCGGGCCGAGCCAGCTTTGCCATGCAGTTCGATCACTATGCCGCGGCACCAGCCGCGGCGGTAGTGGAGATGGCTGGCTGA
- a CDS encoding glutathione S-transferase N-terminal domain-containing protein, with protein sequence MTNLSAFLVTNKWPALRPERIQLYSLPTPNGVKVSIMLEETGLPYEPHLVRFDTNDQYTPEFLSISPNNKIPAILDPNGPGDQPLALFESGAILLYLADKSGKFIPQDPAGRYETIQWLMFQMGGIGPMFGQLGFFNKFAGKEYEDKRPRDRYVAEAKRLLAVLNGRLADRAWIMGDTYTIADIATFPWVRNLIGFYEAGELVGIQDFPHVTRALEAFLARPAVAKGLDIPKRV encoded by the coding sequence ATGACCAATCTTTCCGCCTTCCTCGTTACCAATAAATGGCCCGCCTTGCGCCCGGAGCGGATCCAGCTCTACTCGCTGCCCACGCCCAATGGCGTCAAGGTCTCGATCATGCTCGAGGAAACCGGCCTGCCCTACGAGCCGCACCTGGTGCGCTTCGACACCAATGACCAGTACACACCGGAATTCCTGTCGATCAGCCCCAACAACAAGATTCCCGCCATCCTCGACCCGAACGGCCCTGGCGACCAGCCGCTGGCCCTGTTCGAGTCCGGCGCGATCCTGCTCTACCTTGCCGACAAGAGCGGCAAGTTCATCCCGCAAGATCCCGCCGGCCGCTACGAGACCATCCAGTGGCTGATGTTCCAGATGGGGGGGATTGGGCCGATGTTCGGGCAACTGGGATTCTTCAACAAGTTCGCCGGCAAGGAATACGAGGACAAGCGCCCGCGCGACCGCTACGTCGCGGAAGCCAAGCGGCTGCTGGCCGTGCTCAACGGACGCCTCGCGGACCGTGCCTGGATCATGGGTGACACTTACACCATTGCCGACATTGCGACCTTCCCCTGGGTGCGCAACCTGATCGGGTTCTACGAGGCTGGCGAGCTGGTCGGCATCCAGGACTTCCCCCACGTCACGCGCGCGCTCGAGGCCTTCCTGGCGCGTCCCGCGGTGGCAAAGGGCCTGGATATCCCGAAGCGCGTCTAG
- a CDS encoding PaaX family transcriptional regulator gives MHEIEIREPSATDLVLDLLYGHPERTLPVQALARGAEVMGIGTPSVRVALTRLQRQGRIVKTERGCYAVLPEGNPVYDEVEHWFEKESRLGHWAGDWLVVHDAAVARSEKTAWRHHARALSLSGFRVLAAGINVRPDNLAGGAPAMRAALSRLGMASASLLFVGREFDADAAARMVQLWDVPALQSAYRRALAQLERSQANLARMAPDAGAREAMLVGRAIIRAIVRDPLLPEAIMDPAPRRALIDATRAYQLQARGLWVELLLG, from the coding sequence ATGCATGAAATAGAGATCCGCGAGCCCTCGGCGACCGACCTGGTCCTGGACCTGCTCTACGGTCATCCGGAGCGTACCCTGCCGGTGCAGGCGCTGGCGCGCGGCGCCGAGGTGATGGGCATCGGCACGCCCAGCGTGCGGGTGGCGCTGACGCGCCTGCAGCGCCAGGGGCGCATCGTCAAGACGGAGCGTGGCTGCTACGCGGTGCTGCCGGAAGGCAACCCGGTCTACGACGAGGTCGAGCACTGGTTCGAAAAAGAGAGCCGGCTGGGGCACTGGGCCGGCGACTGGCTGGTGGTGCATGACGCCGCCGTGGCGCGCAGCGAGAAGACCGCCTGGCGCCACCACGCACGCGCGCTGTCGTTGTCCGGCTTTCGGGTGCTGGCCGCTGGCATCAACGTGCGCCCGGACAATCTCGCGGGCGGCGCCCCGGCCATGCGTGCCGCGCTGTCCCGGCTCGGGATGGCCAGCGCCAGCCTGCTCTTTGTGGGCCGCGAGTTCGATGCCGATGCCGCCGCGCGCATGGTCCAGTTGTGGGATGTGCCGGCGCTGCAATCCGCGTACCGCCGCGCACTGGCGCAACTTGAGCGCAGCCAGGCCAACCTGGCGCGCATGGCGCCGGATGCCGGCGCGCGCGAGGCCATGCTGGTGGGCCGCGCCATCATCCGCGCCATCGTGCGCGATCCGCTGCTGCCCGAGGCCATCATGGACCCGGCGCCCCGCCGCGCCCTGATCGACGCCACGCGCGCCTACCAGCTCCAGGCTCGCGGCCTGTGGGTGGAGCTGCTGCTCGGCTAG
- a CDS encoding porin encodes MQSAHKLELNPIARKPLRLRKVSPANMGVFPCAPRARLARCLPALACAAVLAPAAPTAHAQGSLTLYGFADVGIFRPAPGQPTQLGTMQRSFIGLRGSETLAPGWAATLNLQTRFDMGDGRLEASGATPYFQGESTIGIQSPYGDLRVGRALTPMWQYDWQYDSWSNFNRVSSVAWYVYHPSYRTDPYHNGPAGEYSRLNNGVFYDSPKWGGIHVHASAGVEKNETPDAAGNRDRTRPLAASLNYDAGPWSAMLTAERNSAYDNTWFAGLAYAFTKVRLMASYSQTRLSTASHAFLGDASARRSAATLGVNWRVGAYTLKLSGARDFQGYGTAGVTDYVTSGVDYALSKRTTLYGAVSYRHSRYAGGGTGWGAGISHSF; translated from the coding sequence TTGCAGTCTGCACACAAGCTCGAACTGAACCCCATCGCGCGCAAGCCACTCCGCTTGCGCAAAGTCTCTCCCGCCAATATGGGCGTCTTCCCTTGTGCGCCGCGCGCAAGGCTCGCGCGGTGTCTGCCTGCGCTGGCCTGCGCCGCCGTGCTCGCCCCCGCCGCACCGACTGCGCACGCGCAGGGCAGCCTCACGCTGTACGGGTTTGCCGACGTCGGCATCTTCCGTCCCGCGCCCGGCCAGCCCACTCAGCTCGGCACCATGCAGCGCAGCTTCATCGGCCTGCGCGGCAGCGAGACCCTGGCCCCCGGCTGGGCCGCCACCCTGAACCTGCAAACACGCTTCGACATGGGCGATGGCCGGCTCGAAGCCAGCGGCGCCACGCCGTATTTCCAGGGCGAATCCACTATCGGCATCCAGTCGCCCTACGGCGATCTGCGCGTTGGCCGTGCGCTGACGCCGATGTGGCAATACGACTGGCAGTACGACAGCTGGAGCAATTTCAACCGCGTGAGTTCGGTGGCGTGGTACGTGTACCACCCGTCCTATCGCACCGATCCGTACCACAATGGCCCCGCGGGCGAATACTCGCGCCTGAACAACGGCGTGTTCTACGACTCGCCGAAATGGGGTGGGATACACGTACACGCATCTGCCGGCGTGGAGAAGAACGAAACGCCGGACGCCGCTGGCAACCGCGACCGTACGCGGCCGCTGGCGGCCTCGCTCAACTACGATGCCGGGCCCTGGTCGGCCATGCTGACGGCGGAGCGCAATTCGGCGTATGACAACACATGGTTCGCGGGGCTGGCCTATGCGTTCACCAAGGTGCGGCTGATGGCCTCGTACAGCCAGACCCGTCTAAGCACCGCGAGCCATGCCTTCCTCGGCGACGCCAGCGCCAGGCGCAGCGCCGCCACGCTTGGCGTCAACTGGCGCGTGGGCGCCTATACGCTGAAGCTCTCTGGCGCGCGCGATTTCCAGGGCTATGGCACGGCGGGCGTGACCGACTACGTCACCAGCGGCGTGGACTATGCGCTATCGAAGCGCACCACGCTGTATGGCGCCGTGTCGTATCGCCACAGTCGCTACGCAGGTGGCGGCACCGGATGGGGTGCCGGCATCAGCCACAGCTTCTAA
- a CDS encoding crotonase/enoyl-CoA hydratase family protein → MDSKPSQPNHYVRTETSGPVLTIILDRADKRNAVDGPMALALREAFAGFESDPALRVAVLWGAGGHFCGGADLSAVSDPARRHELDPQGGGAGPMGPSRMALSKPLVAAVSGYAVAGGLELALLADLRVAERDAVFGVFCRRWGVPLIDGGTVRLPRIVGMGRALDMILSGRPVPGEEALAMGLANRVVEPGQARAAAEALAHELAAFPQRCMLADRASAYGQWDLPLADALRAEGTNGTPIVFEEGIQGAARFVGGAGRHGNFSG, encoded by the coding sequence ATGGATAGTAAGCCTAGTCAGCCCAACCATTATGTCAGGACCGAAACGTCCGGCCCGGTCCTCACCATCATTCTGGACCGCGCCGACAAGCGCAACGCCGTGGATGGCCCGATGGCGCTGGCGCTGCGCGAGGCATTTGCCGGGTTCGAATCCGACCCGGCGCTGCGCGTGGCCGTGCTATGGGGCGCGGGCGGGCATTTCTGCGGCGGCGCCGACCTGTCGGCGGTAAGCGACCCGGCGCGCCGTCACGAGCTGGATCCGCAAGGCGGTGGCGCGGGCCCGATGGGCCCGAGCCGGATGGCGCTTTCCAAGCCGCTGGTAGCCGCGGTCAGCGGCTATGCGGTAGCCGGCGGGCTGGAGCTGGCGCTGTTGGCGGACCTGCGCGTGGCGGAGCGCGATGCCGTCTTTGGCGTGTTCTGCCGGCGCTGGGGCGTACCGCTGATCGACGGCGGCACGGTGCGCTTGCCGCGCATCGTTGGCATGGGCCGCGCGCTCGACATGATCCTGAGCGGCCGCCCGGTGCCCGGGGAGGAAGCGCTCGCCATGGGGCTGGCCAACCGCGTGGTCGAGCCCGGCCAGGCCCGCGCCGCGGCCGAGGCGCTGGCGCACGAGCTGGCCGCCTTCCCGCAACGCTGCATGCTGGCGGACCGGGCCTCCGCCTACGGGCAATGGGACCTGCCGCTGGCCGACGCACTGCGGGCCGAAGGGACCAACGGCACGCCGATCGTGTTCGAGGAGGGCATCCAGGGGGCCGCCCGCTTTGTCGGGGGTGCCGGCCGGCACGGCAATTTCTCCGGCTAG
- a CDS encoding mechanosensitive ion channel family protein — MNLNFIEPHKLEAAWAYLLQLVVQQGLNCIAAVLILILGWWLSGRARAAVLRAFDRPRVDATLRPMLASVTQWIVRVITVVLVLSQFGVQTASIIAMLGAAGLAIGLALQGTLQNIAAGIMLVLLRPFRVGQYIDAQGVAGTVRETGLFMTELTTFDGVCLRVPNGKIWGSAITNYSENPTRRLDIEVTVTFGADIQAALDALRAMLAAEERILADPASEAMVINYAAQGVTLNVRCWVAAGDYWNVRFAFYHRIKQVLEAAGCAIAVPVQEWRVSEDAQAAAPVAPGPMHRLS, encoded by the coding sequence ATGAACCTGAACTTCATCGAGCCCCACAAGCTGGAAGCAGCGTGGGCTTACCTGCTGCAACTGGTGGTGCAGCAAGGCCTGAACTGCATCGCCGCCGTGCTGATCCTGATCCTGGGCTGGTGGCTCTCCGGGCGCGCCCGCGCTGCGGTGCTGCGCGCGTTTGACCGCCCGCGCGTGGACGCCACCTTGCGCCCGATGCTGGCCAGCGTCACGCAGTGGATCGTGCGCGTGATCACGGTGGTGCTGGTGCTGTCGCAATTTGGCGTGCAGACCGCCAGCATCATCGCCATGCTCGGCGCCGCCGGCCTGGCCATCGGACTGGCGTTGCAGGGCACGTTGCAGAACATTGCCGCGGGCATCATGCTGGTGCTGCTGCGGCCGTTTCGCGTAGGCCAGTACATCGATGCGCAGGGCGTGGCCGGCACGGTGCGCGAGACGGGTTTGTTCATGACGGAGCTGACCACCTTCGACGGGGTTTGCCTGCGCGTGCCCAACGGCAAGATCTGGGGCAGCGCCATCACCAACTACAGCGAGAATCCCACCCGCCGGCTCGACATCGAAGTCACCGTTACCTTTGGCGCCGACATCCAGGCCGCGCTCGATGCGCTGCGCGCCATGCTTGCGGCCGAGGAGCGCATCCTGGCGGACCCGGCCTCCGAGGCCATGGTGATCAACTACGCTGCGCAGGGCGTGACGCTCAACGTGCGCTGCTGGGTTGCCGCCGGGGATTACTGGAACGTGCGCTTCGCTTTCTACCACCGCATCAAGCAGGTGCTCGAAGCCGCCGGCTGCGCCATCGCCGTGCCGGTGCAGGAGTGGCGCGTGTCCGAGGACGCGCAAGCGGCCGCGCCCGTCGCGCCGGGTCCCATGCATCGCCTGAGCTGA